The following proteins are co-located in the Cryptococcus neoformans var. grubii H99 chromosome 1, complete sequence genome:
- a CDS encoding cactin has product MPRLTELDSKLEKDNRERARDRRDKDRDRYRDDYDRKESSSRRDERERDRDRRDKDDRGQGKDSERDRERERRRDKGRGDYYDSDRDRDRDRDRRDRKRERSRSRERSYKKEKKHRDSRSPSPSSKTRRKEAKAAAKAAAKREAELEQSRALAELSMYSATDNPFHDANLGEQFQWHKKRDKEKKAGLTAEEIARKDALRRQEAKEELERLNKRRADREVEMQLREEEETRQRRLAEDAAMAEWIAKEDDFQLEQSRRRAGIRLRERRAKAIDFLAINLRFTDPKSSHQTAAIGALTNPRASEVEREEEEEGWGWADAGFEFEIDEPWKIFENLTLDDCVELEQDIKMYLSLEKSPINIEFWQAMLIVCEHYLSQLRDPEHAVGGPLSDPEVEEATNKIVSGLSLQRLVELENKANGLLRSGQPVDSDFWELILKKIHIEKAIAKLNSIHEIVLKNRLEQFKRRQREDAAKVQAELGGVLVSNENAFGGDIHADAGPVPTGGDEADDEEEDEDDYIEDYDREMSPPIAEPRTMGLDERRLPIVNEEDELRALFTARHSITSSNFIPKQGRASAHTSQSISRPSAADLEAERIYREEAEREARDLGSDESEEEFGDLDAGLEVPSTYDWSDRYRPRKPRFFNRVHTGYEWSKYNQTHYDTDNPPPKVVQGYKFNVFYPDLIDKSKAPTYYLKSIPDDPDTQIIVFTAGPPYEDIAFRIVRRPWEYSHRKGFRSTFDRGVLQLYFNFARTFYRK; this is encoded by the exons ATGCCCAGATTAACAGAACTTGATAGCAAGCTCGAAAAAGATAACAGAGAGAGGGCTAGGGATAGAAGGGACAAAGACAGGGATAGATACCGAGACGACTACGATCGTAAGGAATCAAGTTCAaggagggatgagagggaaagggataGAGACAGGAGAGACAAAGACGATCGtggtcaaggaaaagacaGTGAACGCGATAGAGAACGGGAGCGACGCCGTGATAAGGGCAGAGGGGACTACTATGATTCTGATCGTGATCGAGACCGAGATAGAGACAGGCGAGATCGCAAGCGGGAACGAAGTCGATCTCGTGAACGGTCTTacaagaaagagaagaaacacCGCGACTCTCGctcaccttctccctcctcaaaaACCAGACGTAAAGAAGCCAAAGCAGCCGCCAAGGCAGCTGCAAAAAGAGAAgctgagcttgagcagTCCCGGGCGCTCGCAGAGCTGTCAATGTATTCGGCAACGGACAATCCCTTCCACGATGCTAATTTAGGAGAGCAATTCCAGTGGCacaagaagagggataaggagaagaaagcagGTTTGACCGCGGAAGAAATTGCGAGAAAGGATGCTTTGCGCCGACAAGAGGCTAAAGAAGAACTGGAGAGGTTGAACAAGAGAAGGGCCGACAGAGAAGTGGAAATGCAACTtagggaggaggaggaaacTCGACAAAGACGGCTGGCAGAAGATGCTGCGATGGCAGAATGGATTGCTAAAGAGGATGATTTCCAGCTCGAGCAGTCTCGTCGAAGAGCTGGTATCCGTCTTCGAGAGCGTCGTGCCAAGGCCATTGATTTTCTGGCTATCAATCTTCGATTTACAGATCCAAAGTCTTCCCACCAAACAGCAGCCATTGGTGCCCTTACCAATCCGCGGGCTAGCGAggttgagagagaagaagaagaggaaggctggGGATGGGCTGACGCCGGTTTCGAATTTGAAATTGACGAGCCTTGGAAGATCTTTGAGAATCTCACACTTGACGACTGTGTTGAGTTAGAGCAGGATATCAAAATGTACCTCAGCTTAGAAAAGTCTCCGATTAATATCGAGTTCTGGCAG GCCATGCTGATTGTTTGCGAGCACTACCTTTCCCAACTCCGTGACCCTGAGCATGCTGTTGGTGGACCGCTTTCAGATCCTGAAGTCGAGGAAGCAACCAACAAGATAGTTTCTGGTCTCAGTCTCCAGCGGTTGGTTGAGCTTGAAAACAAGGCGAATGGGCTGTTGCGTAGTGGTCAGCCAGTGGATAGTGACTTTTGGGAACTTATTCTAAAGAAAATTCATATAGAAAAAGCCATT GCCAAGCTCAATTCAATTCATGAAATTGTCCTCAAAAATCGATTGGAGCAATTCAAGCGCCGCCAGCGTGAAGATGCTGCGAAAGTGCAAGCTGAGCTTGGCGGCGTCTTGGTTAGTAATGAGAACGCTTTCGGTGGTGATATACACGCCGATGCTGGACCTGTGCCAACCGGCGGAGACgaagctgatgatgaggaagaggatgaagatgactATATAGAGGATTACGATCGTGAGATGAGCCCGCCCATCGCTGAGCCCAGGACAATGGGCCTAGACGAAAGGAGGTTACCCATTGTCaacgaggaggatgagctCAGAGCTTTATTTACCGCTCGTCATTCCATTACCTCGTCCAATTTCATCCCCAAGCAGGGTCGTGCGTCGGCTCATACATCTCAATCCATATCGCGGCCATCAGCCGCCGATCTTGAGGCAGAACGAATCtacagagaagaagcagagcGAGAGGCTAGAGATTTGGGATCAGAcgagagtgaagaagagtttggTGATCTAGATGCCGGTTTGGAAGTGCCCTCGACGTACGACTGGAGTGACAGGTATAGGCCAAGGAAGCCGAGGTTCTTCAATAGGGTACACACAGGATATGAGTGGAGCAAATATAACCAAACCCATTATGA CACCGATAACCCTCCCCCCAAGGTTGTACAAGGCTACAAATTCAATGTTTTCTACCCTGATCTCAT CGACAAATCTAAAGCTCCAACTTATTACCTAAAGTCCATTCCGGATGATCCGGATACACAGATCATTGTTTTTACCGCAGGTCCACCTTATGAGGATATTGCTTTCAGAATTGTGAGGAGGCCATGGGAATATTCCCATAGGAAAGGATTCAGGAGTACTTTTGATAGAGGCGTGTTGCAAC TGTACTTCAACTTTGCTAGGACGTTCTACAGGAAGTAA